In one Dermatophilaceae bacterium Sec6.4 genomic region, the following are encoded:
- a CDS encoding NADH-quinone oxidoreductase subunit D — translation MSTTAEHDAFGQTSARSEEKVGVDGDTPVLNASGGDWDDLVDEASALHEERIIVNMGPQHPSTHGVLRLILELDGETVTEARAGIGYLHTGIEKNMEFRTWTQGVTFCTRMDYLTPMFNETAYCLSIEKLLGITDQIPARASVIRVMMMELTRISSHLVALATGGMEMGATTVMTIGFRERERLLQIFEAVTGLRMNNAYIRPGGVSQDVPEGTTEQVRAMMPDLRRGIGELEALLNENPIVKGRMVDVGYLDLTGCMALGVTGPVLRASGLPYDLRKADPYCGYETYDFEVPVRDSCDAYGRLRLRIDEMYQSMHIVQQCADRLDAEPGPVMVADKKIAWPAQLSVGADGQGNSLEHIREIMSESMESLIHHFKLVTEGFRVPPGQAYTAIESPKGELGCHIVSDGSTRPYRAHFRDPSFNNLQAVAAMSEGGSVADIIVAVASIDPVMGGVDR, via the coding sequence ATGAGCACCACAGCAGAGCACGACGCATTCGGCCAGACCAGCGCCAGGAGCGAGGAGAAGGTCGGCGTCGACGGCGACACACCTGTCCTCAACGCGTCCGGCGGCGACTGGGACGACCTGGTCGATGAGGCATCCGCGCTGCACGAAGAGCGGATCATCGTCAACATGGGTCCGCAACACCCGTCCACGCACGGTGTGCTGCGGTTGATCCTGGAGCTGGACGGCGAGACGGTCACCGAGGCGCGGGCCGGTATCGGCTACCTGCACACCGGCATCGAAAAGAACATGGAGTTCCGCACCTGGACGCAGGGGGTGACGTTCTGCACCCGGATGGACTACCTCACCCCGATGTTCAACGAGACCGCCTACTGCCTCTCGATCGAGAAGCTGCTCGGCATCACCGACCAGATCCCCGCGCGGGCCAGCGTCATCCGGGTGATGATGATGGAACTGACCCGGATCAGCTCCCACCTCGTCGCGCTCGCGACCGGCGGCATGGAAATGGGCGCGACCACGGTCATGACCATCGGCTTCCGCGAGCGTGAGCGCCTCCTGCAGATCTTCGAGGCCGTGACCGGGCTGCGGATGAACAACGCCTACATCCGCCCCGGTGGTGTCTCACAGGACGTCCCGGAAGGTACGACCGAACAGGTCCGGGCGATGATGCCGGACCTACGTCGCGGCATCGGCGAGCTGGAAGCACTCCTGAACGAGAACCCGATCGTCAAGGGGCGCATGGTCGACGTGGGCTACCTGGACCTCACCGGATGTATGGCGCTGGGCGTCACCGGTCCGGTGCTGCGTGCCTCGGGTCTGCCGTACGACCTACGCAAGGCCGACCCGTACTGCGGTTACGAAACGTATGACTTCGAGGTCCCGGTACGCGACAGTTGCGACGCCTACGGGCGCTTGCGGTTGCGGATCGATGAGATGTACCAGTCGATGCACATCGTGCAGCAGTGCGCCGATCGCCTGGACGCTGAGCCAGGTCCGGTCATGGTCGCGGACAAGAAGATCGCCTGGCCGGCACAGTTGTCGGTCGGCGCCGACGGGCAGGGCAACAGCCTGGAGCACATCCGGGAGATCATGAGCGAGTCGATGGAGTCGCTGATCCACCACTTCAAGCTGGTGACCGAGGGATTCCGGGTGCCCCCCGGCCAGGCGTACACCGCGATCGAGTCGCCCAAGGGCGAGCTCGGCTGTCACATCGTCTCCGACGGTTCGACCCGGCCCTACCGGGCGCACTTCCGCGATCCGTCGTTCAACAACCTGCAGGCAGTGGCAGCGATGTCGGAGGGCGGATCGGTCGCCGACATCATCGTCGCCGTCGCCTCGATCGATCCCGTGATGGGTGGAGTGGACCGATGA
- the nuoE gene encoding NADH-quinone oxidoreductase subunit NuoE, with the protein MSNESHRSADAEVATSERLSSVTHVHPEHLKNPSDAFLHPPTPLHASRTPYDEQTLAMLHLDADLIIARYPQKRSALLPLLHLIQSLDGYVTGRGVSFCAAKLELADAEVSGVATFYTQYKRHPNGEYTVGVCTNTLCAIMGGDQIFDTLSEHLGIGHDETTADGKVTLERVECNAACDYAPVVMANWEFLDNQTPQSAIALVEDLRAGKDVVPTRGAAKVCTFKQMSRVLAGFSDGLAGEGVGAGGPSLEGLRLAKQRGFDPHAPSVDITGDSDADSPSDHMAAGLAGSTDTPANPAGSKAGEKVDE; encoded by the coding sequence ATGAGCAACGAGTCACATCGGTCCGCAGACGCCGAAGTCGCCACGTCCGAGAGGTTGAGCTCGGTGACCCACGTGCATCCCGAGCATTTGAAGAATCCGTCCGATGCGTTCCTGCATCCGCCGACCCCACTGCACGCCAGCAGGACCCCGTACGACGAGCAGACCCTGGCAATGCTGCACCTGGACGCGGATCTGATCATCGCGCGTTACCCCCAGAAGCGCTCCGCGTTGCTACCGCTGCTGCACCTGATCCAGAGCCTCGACGGGTATGTGACGGGGCGCGGCGTCTCTTTCTGCGCAGCGAAACTTGAGTTGGCGGATGCCGAGGTCAGTGGCGTCGCGACGTTCTACACCCAGTACAAGCGACACCCGAACGGTGAGTACACCGTCGGGGTATGCACCAACACGCTGTGCGCGATCATGGGCGGCGACCAGATATTTGACACCCTCAGCGAGCACCTCGGCATCGGGCACGACGAGACGACGGCGGATGGCAAGGTCACCCTCGAGCGGGTCGAGTGCAATGCGGCATGCGACTACGCGCCGGTCGTGATGGCCAACTGGGAATTCCTGGACAACCAGACGCCGCAATCGGCAATTGCGCTGGTCGAGGACCTGCGTGCGGGCAAGGACGTCGTGCCCACCCGTGGAGCTGCGAAGGTCTGTACTTTCAAGCAGATGTCCCGGGTCCTCGCCGGGTTCTCCGACGGGCTCGCAGGCGAGGGTGTGGGCGCAGGCGGCCCGTCGCTCGAGGGCCTGCGGTTGGCCAAGCAGCGCGGGTTCGACCCGCATGCGCCGTCGGTGGATATCACCGGCGACTCCGACGCCGACAGTCCGTCCGACCACATGGCGGCGGGTCTGGCGGGATCGACCGACACCCCCGCAAACCCCGCAGGCAGCAAGGCCGGCGAAAAGGTGGATGAGTGA
- the nuoF gene encoding NADH-quinone oxidoreductase subunit NuoF, translating into MSTPLTPILTRFWDQPQSWTLETYLQHEGYQGLEKALAMDPADLVTAAKGSGLRGRGGAGFPTGLKWSFLPKPDGGPRYLVINADESEPGTCKDTPMMLAAPHLLIEGMIITSFAIGCNHAFIYLRGEVVHVYRRLLNAIDEAYAAGHLGHNIHGTGFDLDITLHAGAGAYICGEETALLDSLEGRRGQPRLKPPFPAVAGLYARPTVVNNVESIASVPSIVLNGADWFSALGTDKSKGYGIFSLSGHVTRPGQYEAPLGITLRELLEMAGGMRNGAKLKFWTPGGSSTPIFTDEHLDVPLDFESVAAAGSMLGTRALQIFDESVSVVRAVSRWTDFYAHESCGKCTPCREGTFWLKQIMTRLEHGQGTQDDIDKLVDICDNILGRSFCALGDGATSPVTSAVQYFREEFEVGMHSPWWEAFPPEASVLFDVPTRDTKEVVSA; encoded by the coding sequence ATGAGTACCCCGTTGACCCCGATCCTGACCCGGTTCTGGGACCAGCCGCAGAGCTGGACCCTGGAGACCTATCTGCAGCACGAGGGCTACCAGGGTCTGGAGAAGGCCTTGGCGATGGATCCGGCCGATCTCGTTACTGCCGCCAAGGGCTCCGGTCTGCGCGGGCGCGGTGGTGCGGGATTCCCGACCGGCCTGAAGTGGAGCTTCCTGCCGAAGCCGGACGGCGGCCCCCGCTACCTGGTGATCAACGCTGACGAGTCCGAACCGGGCACCTGCAAAGACACCCCGATGATGCTCGCTGCACCGCATCTGCTGATCGAGGGCATGATCATCACCTCGTTCGCGATCGGCTGCAACCACGCGTTCATCTACCTTCGCGGCGAAGTCGTCCACGTCTACCGGCGGTTGCTGAACGCGATTGATGAGGCGTACGCGGCCGGACATCTGGGTCACAACATCCACGGCACCGGGTTCGACCTGGACATCACGTTGCATGCCGGTGCGGGCGCCTACATCTGCGGTGAAGAGACCGCACTGCTGGACTCCCTGGAGGGCCGCCGCGGACAACCGCGCCTCAAGCCGCCGTTCCCGGCCGTCGCCGGCCTGTACGCGCGACCGACCGTCGTCAACAACGTCGAGTCCATTGCCTCCGTACCCTCGATCGTGCTGAACGGTGCTGACTGGTTCTCAGCGCTCGGCACCGACAAGTCCAAGGGCTACGGCATCTTCAGCCTGTCCGGTCACGTCACCCGCCCGGGTCAGTACGAAGCACCGCTGGGCATCACGTTGCGCGAGCTGCTGGAGATGGCCGGCGGTATGCGTAATGGGGCGAAGCTGAAGTTCTGGACACCCGGCGGGTCATCGACCCCGATCTTCACCGACGAACACCTCGATGTGCCGCTGGACTTCGAATCAGTAGCCGCCGCCGGCTCGATGCTCGGCACGCGTGCGCTGCAGATTTTCGACGAGTCGGTGTCTGTGGTCCGGGCCGTCAGCCGGTGGACCGACTTCTATGCCCACGAGTCGTGCGGAAAGTGCACCCCGTGCCGCGAGGGCACTTTCTGGTTGAAGCAGATCATGACCCGACTGGAGCACGGTCAGGGCACCCAGGACGACATCGACAAGCTGGTCGACATCTGTGACAACATCCTGGGGCGCAGCTTCTGCGCGCTCGGCGATGGCGCCACCAGTCCGGTGACCTCGGCGGTCCAGTACTTCCGCGAGGAGTTCGAGGTCGGCATGCACAGTCCCTGGTGGGAGGCGTTCCCCCCGGAAGCCTCGGTACTCTTCGACGTCCCTACTCGCGATACCAAGGAGGTTGTGTCCGCATGA
- a CDS encoding NADH-quinone oxidoreductase subunit G — protein MTTVTSPAGGGNAVDKGGNASPVPTAADAITLTVDGVPVSVPKGTLVIRAAEHIGIQIPRFCDHPLLDPVGACRQCLVEVSTKGPDGSMRAMPKPQTSCTLEASEGMAVQTQHTSQVANKAQHGQMEFLLINHPLDCPVCDKGGECPLQNQAMSNGRARSRFEDVKRTYPKPINISTQVLLDRDRCVLCARCTRFSDQIAGDPFIALIERGALQQVGIYAEKPFESYFSGNTVQICPVGALTGAAYRFRSRPFDLISTPSVCEHCASGCSMRTDHRRGKVMRRMALEDVAVNEEWNCDKGRWAFTYANASDRLSTPMVRGEDGELRVSGWPEALEAAAAGLSAARDSGGVGVLTGGRVTVEDAYAYSKFARVVLGTNDVDFRARPHSAEEAAFLSHAIVATGPDTPGSVTYLDLEHASSVLLLGLEPEEESPMVFLRLRKAARKGHLAVLSAAPFATRGLRKMNGVLIQAAPGTEAEVIDALSASTGELAVHGDQITGDSIVLVGERLASVPGALSAALKLAERKDARIAWIPRRAGERGALAAGALPNLLPGGAPVEDAGARAAVGAIWGAELPGTAGRDTAAMLAAAASGELAGLVVGGVDTADMPDPQLANDAMKRAFTVSLEIRASAVTEHADVVFPVAPQQEKSGTYFDWEGRARPFQRAIETLSMSDLRVLDLLAGELGEFLGTRTIEAVRNEIAKLGVWTGVRPAAPRERSQGVPRPLVGQAVLATWPHLLDKGRMQDGEPFLAGTAPISQARISAATAAAVGVQDGGQLTVSTRSGAITAPVVVTDMPDHVVWLPTNSAGSAVRSTLRVDAGDLVSLGRRAEVRR, from the coding sequence ATGACGACGGTCACCTCACCCGCTGGCGGCGGCAACGCCGTCGACAAGGGCGGCAACGCGAGTCCGGTGCCTACCGCGGCGGATGCCATCACCCTCACCGTTGACGGCGTCCCCGTCAGCGTTCCCAAGGGCACGCTGGTCATTCGTGCTGCCGAGCACATCGGCATCCAGATCCCACGGTTCTGCGACCACCCGTTGCTGGACCCGGTCGGCGCCTGTCGCCAGTGCCTGGTCGAGGTCTCGACCAAGGGCCCGGACGGCTCGATGCGTGCGATGCCCAAGCCGCAGACCTCCTGCACCCTGGAGGCCAGCGAGGGTATGGCCGTGCAGACCCAGCACACGTCGCAGGTTGCCAACAAGGCGCAGCACGGCCAGATGGAATTCCTGCTCATCAACCACCCGCTGGACTGCCCGGTGTGCGACAAGGGCGGGGAGTGCCCGCTGCAGAACCAGGCAATGAGCAACGGCCGCGCCCGAAGCCGCTTCGAGGACGTCAAACGGACCTATCCCAAGCCGATCAACATCTCGACGCAGGTGCTGCTGGACCGCGATCGTTGCGTGCTGTGCGCACGGTGCACCCGGTTCTCCGACCAGATCGCCGGCGACCCGTTCATCGCGTTGATCGAGCGTGGGGCGCTGCAGCAGGTCGGTATCTACGCCGAGAAGCCGTTCGAGTCCTATTTCTCCGGCAACACGGTGCAGATCTGCCCGGTCGGGGCCCTGACGGGTGCGGCCTACCGCTTCCGGTCCCGCCCCTTCGATCTCATCTCCACCCCGAGTGTGTGTGAGCACTGCGCGAGCGGTTGCTCGATGCGCACCGACCACCGTCGCGGCAAGGTCATGCGCCGGATGGCGCTGGAAGATGTCGCCGTCAACGAAGAGTGGAACTGTGACAAGGGCCGTTGGGCGTTCACCTACGCCAACGCCTCCGATCGTCTGTCCACCCCGATGGTGCGGGGGGAGGACGGCGAACTACGCGTATCCGGATGGCCCGAGGCCCTCGAGGCGGCAGCGGCCGGCCTGTCGGCTGCCCGTGACTCGGGCGGCGTCGGTGTGCTCACCGGTGGTCGAGTCACCGTCGAAGACGCCTACGCCTACTCCAAGTTCGCTCGGGTCGTGTTGGGCACCAACGACGTCGACTTCCGAGCTCGACCGCACTCGGCTGAGGAAGCCGCGTTCCTGTCGCATGCAATCGTCGCGACCGGTCCCGATACGCCGGGAAGCGTTACTTATCTAGATCTGGAACACGCCTCATCGGTACTTCTGCTCGGACTGGAGCCCGAGGAGGAGAGCCCGATGGTCTTCCTGCGGCTACGCAAGGCAGCCCGCAAGGGTCACCTCGCAGTGCTGTCCGCGGCTCCGTTCGCGACACGCGGGCTGCGCAAGATGAACGGTGTCCTGATCCAGGCCGCGCCCGGCACCGAAGCCGAAGTCATCGACGCGCTCAGCGCGTCGACTGGCGAGTTGGCCGTCCACGGCGACCAGATCACCGGCGACTCGATCGTGCTGGTCGGTGAACGCCTCGCGTCGGTTCCCGGCGCGTTGTCGGCAGCTCTGAAGCTGGCCGAGCGCAAGGACGCCCGTATCGCGTGGATCCCGCGCCGTGCCGGTGAACGCGGCGCTCTAGCAGCCGGTGCACTTCCGAATCTGCTGCCTGGCGGCGCGCCCGTCGAGGACGCCGGCGCCCGCGCTGCAGTAGGCGCGATCTGGGGCGCCGAGCTGCCCGGAACAGCTGGTCGCGATACCGCAGCCATGCTGGCGGCCGCAGCGAGCGGCGAACTGGCCGGCCTGGTCGTCGGCGGTGTCGACACCGCAGACATGCCGGACCCGCAGTTGGCGAACGACGCGATGAAACGTGCGTTCACCGTGAGTTTGGAGATCCGCGCGAGCGCTGTCACTGAGCATGCGGACGTGGTGTTCCCCGTTGCTCCGCAGCAGGAAAAGTCCGGTACCTACTTCGACTGGGAAGGTCGCGCGCGACCCTTCCAGCGCGCTATCGAGACCCTTTCGATGAGTGATCTACGCGTGCTCGATCTGCTGGCGGGTGAGCTGGGGGAGTTCCTCGGCACCCGCACCATTGAGGCGGTCCGGAACGAGATCGCGAAGCTGGGGGTGTGGACCGGCGTTCGTCCGGCAGCCCCCCGCGAGCGCAGCCAAGGCGTGCCGCGTCCGCTGGTCGGTCAGGCGGTGCTCGCCACCTGGCCGCATCTGCTGGACAAGGGCCGGATGCAGGACGGCGAACCCTTCCTGGCAGGTACAGCACCGATCTCGCAGGCCCGCATCTCGGCTGCCACTGCAGCCGCTGTCGGTGTGCAGGACGGCGGCCAGTTGACCGTCAGTACGCGGTCCGGCGCCATCACCGCACCGGTAGTGGTGACCGACATGCCCGACCATGTCGTGTGGTTGCCCACCAATTCAGCAGGTAGCGCTGTGCGATCGACGCTGCGCGTCGATGCCGGTGACCTGGTCTCGCTCGGCCGTCGTGCGGAGGTACGTCGATGA